The nucleotide window AAAGTCCGGCATAAGGCCGCACCCGGCTAAAAAAATCAACCGCTAGTCTTCGCCTTCAGCGTGGGACTGCTTGCCCGCACCCTTGAGGCCGTACATGGTGGTGGAACCTGAAGACCAGAACTCCAGCACTTCTTCATTGACCAGCTTGGTGAGGATTTTCTTCACGTCGCGGGGGCCTTTGTCAGGGAACAGATCAGTGAAGTCCTTGAAGTAGAACTTCGACTTGGAGGCGGATTTGCTGTTCAAAAAATCAACAACAATGTCTTTGTCGTCAGCCATGGTGGTTCTCCTGTCCCGGCGGCGCTGCTGCGCCGCCGGGGTTAAGCAAAATAATCCTAGAACTTGAACTGCGTGCTCTGGCGCCACGTGTAGTAGGCGGGATCACGGAAGTCGTCGATAAGGTGGTGGGTGAACTCAAGGCCGGTCATCTTGAAGAAGCTTTCCCAGCCGATGCGTTCAGCCCAGTCGCCCAGGCGTTCGTACTTGTTGGCGTTGGCCGCGTACACTTCAACGATGTGCTTCACGGTTTTGGTCAG belongs to Desulfovibrio sp. and includes:
- a CDS encoding dissimilatory sulfite reductase D family protein translates to MADDKDIVVDFLNSKSASKSKFYFKDFTDLFPDKGPRDVKKILTKLVNEEVLEFWSSGSTTMYGLKGAGKQSHAEGED